The Roseicyclus marinus genome has a segment encoding these proteins:
- the glmM gene encoding phosphoglucosamine mutase translates to MTRKLFGTDGVRGRANSYPMTAEMALRLGAAAGRYFRRDGSRAHRVVIGKDTRLSGYMLENALTAGFTSTGMNVLLLGPVPTPAVGLLTPSMRADVGVMISASHNPAEDNGIKFFGPDGFKLSDEAELEIEALVAAEIQPAQAQNIGRAKRIDDGRFRYVERVKGTFPQGLTLDGLKVVIDCANGAAYRAAPEVLWELGAEVIAIGVTPDGRNINAGVGSTAPEAAAAKIRETGADVGICLDGDADRVILLDETGAVADGDQIMALFAQRWAAEGRLKGQTLAATVMSNLGLERFLDARGVRLHRTPVGDRYVVEAMRTHGLNLGGEQSGHIVMTDYATTGDGLIAGLQFLAEMVRTGQPASALSRSFETVPQLLRNVRFAAGQAPLEAPAVQAAIAAGEARLNGQGRLLIRKSGTEPLIRVMAEAEDEALMVAVVEEIVGAVEAAC, encoded by the coding sequence ATGACACGCAAGCTGTTCGGCACAGACGGCGTCCGGGGGCGCGCCAATTCCTATCCGATGACCGCCGAGATGGCGCTGCGCCTCGGCGCGGCGGCGGGCCGCTATTTCCGCCGCGACGGCAGCCGCGCCCATCGCGTGGTGATCGGCAAGGATACCCGGCTCTCGGGCTACATGCTGGAAAACGCGCTCACGGCGGGCTTTACCTCCACGGGCATGAACGTGCTTTTGCTCGGCCCCGTGCCCACGCCCGCGGTGGGGCTCCTGACGCCCTCGATGCGCGCCGATGTGGGCGTGATGATCTCGGCCAGCCACAACCCGGCCGAGGATAACGGGATCAAGTTCTTCGGCCCCGACGGTTTCAAGCTCTCGGACGAGGCCGAGCTCGAGATCGAGGCGCTGGTCGCCGCCGAAATCCAGCCCGCCCAGGCCCAGAACATCGGCCGCGCCAAGCGGATCGACGATGGCCGCTTCCGCTATGTCGAACGGGTCAAGGGGACCTTTCCGCAGGGCCTCACGCTCGACGGGCTCAAGGTCGTGATCGATTGCGCCAATGGCGCGGCCTATCGCGCCGCCCCCGAGGTGTTGTGGGAATTGGGGGCCGAGGTCATCGCCATCGGCGTCACCCCCGACGGGCGCAACATCAACGCAGGCGTGGGCTCGACCGCCCCCGAGGCGGCGGCGGCCAAGATCCGCGAGACGGGGGCCGATGTGGGCATCTGTCTCGATGGCGATGCCGACCGGGTGATCTTGCTCGATGAAACCGGGGCCGTGGCCGATGGCGACCAGATCATGGCGCTTTTCGCGCAGCGCTGGGCGGCAGAGGGGCGGCTCAAGGGCCAGACCCTGGCCGCCACCGTCATGTCGAACCTTGGCCTCGAACGCTTCCTCGATGCGCGCGGCGTGCGGCTGCACCGCACCCCCGTGGGCGACCGCTACGTGGTCGAGGCGATGCGCACCCATGGGCTGAACCTTGGCGGCGAGCAATCGGGCCATATCGTGATGACCGATTACGCGACCACGGGCGACGGGCTGATCGCGGGCCTCCAGTTCCTGGCCGAGATGGTGCGCACGGGCCAGCCCGCCAGCGCACTCTCGCGCAGCTTCGAAACCGTGCCGCAGCTCTTGCGCAACGTGCGCTTCGCCGCCGGTCAGGCCCCGCTCGAGGCCCCCGCCGTGCAGGCCGCCATCGCGGCGGGCGAGGCCAGGCTGAACGGGCAGGGGCGGCTCCTGATCCGCAAATCCGGGACCGAGCCGCTCATCCGCGTCATGGCCGAGGCCGAGGACGAGGCGCTGATGGTCGCCGTCGTCGAAGAGATCGTCGGCGCGGTCGAGGCGGCCTGCTGA
- the guaD gene encoding guanine deaminase — MTDRLILGQILAFSGDPFVEGVGAARHERRGGLLVREGKIAAMGDGAALRAQYPQAEVTDHGADLILPGFVDAHAHYPQTAIIASWGKRLIDWLNSYTFPEEARFADPAYAAEVAGRYLDLILAHGTTTVASYGTIHPESVAAFFAAAQARGMRALAGKTCMDRDTAPAYLRDTAQSAHDDTAALIARWHGVDRLSCIITPRFSPTSTQAQLEALGALWAANPDCLMQTHLSEQTDEIAWVKSLYPQARDYLDTYEAHGLLGPNGLYGHAIHLEPREIDRLAEVGAAVVHCPTSNTFIGSGLFDMGLRARMRVGLATDTGGGSSFSMLRTMAAAYEIAQLRGQALHPSELIWLATGGSAEALRLGEQIGRLAVGHEADLVVLDLASTPAIAQAAARAEDIWQAVFPTIMMGDDRAIRQTYVAGTPALPRAG, encoded by the coding sequence ATGACCGACAGGCTGATCCTGGGGCAGATCCTGGCCTTTTCGGGCGATCCCTTTGTCGAAGGGGTCGGTGCCGCGCGCCATGAGCGGCGCGGTGGCCTGCTTGTCCGGGAGGGAAAGATCGCGGCCATGGGCGATGGCGCGGCGCTCAGGGCGCAATACCCGCAGGCAGAGGTCACCGACCATGGCGCGGATCTGATCCTGCCCGGGTTCGTCGATGCCCATGCCCATTATCCCCAGACCGCGATCATCGCGAGCTGGGGCAAGCGGCTGATCGACTGGCTGAACAGCTACACCTTTCCCGAGGAGGCGCGGTTTGCCGATCCGGCCTATGCGGCGGAGGTGGCGGGCCGATACCTGGACCTGATCCTTGCCCATGGCACGACCACGGTCGCGAGCTACGGCACGATCCATCCCGAAAGCGTCGCGGCCTTTTTCGCGGCGGCCCAGGCGCGGGGGATGCGGGCGCTGGCGGGCAAGACCTGCATGGACCGCGACACGGCCCCCGCCTATCTGCGCGACACGGCGCAATCGGCCCATGACGATACCGCCGCCCTGATCGCGCGCTGGCACGGGGTGGACCGGCTGTCCTGTATCATCACGCCGCGCTTTTCACCCACGTCGACGCAAGCACAGCTGGAGGCGCTGGGGGCGCTATGGGCGGCCAATCCCGATTGCCTGATGCAGACGCATCTGAGCGAACAGACCGACGAGATCGCCTGGGTGAAATCGCTCTACCCGCAGGCGCGCGATTACCTGGACACCTACGAGGCGCATGGGCTTTTGGGGCCCAATGGGCTTTATGGCCATGCGATCCACCTGGAGCCGCGCGAGATCGACCGGCTGGCCGAGGTGGGGGCCGCGGTGGTGCATTGCCCGACCTCCAACACCTTCATCGGATCGGGGCTGTTCGACATGGGGCTGCGGGCGCGGATGCGGGTGGGGCTGGCCACGGATACGGGCGGCGGATCGTCCTTTTCCATGCTGCGCACGATGGCAGCCGCCTATGAGATCGCGCAATTGCGCGGGCAGGCGCTGCACCCGTCCGAATTGATATGGCTGGCGACCGGCGGCTCGGCGGAGGCTTTGCGGCTGGGCGAGCAGATCGGAAGGCTGGCCGTGGGGCACGAGGCGGATCTGGTGGTGCTCGACCTGGCCTCTACCCCCGCCATCGCGCAGGCGGCGGCGCGGGCCGAGGATATCTGGCAGGCGGTCTTTCCCACGATCATGATGGGCGATGACCGCGCCATCCGTCAGACCTATGTCGCAGGCACCCCGGCCCTGCCCCGCGCGGGTTGA